Proteins encoded within one genomic window of Aquarana catesbeiana isolate 2022-GZ linkage group LG03, ASM4218655v1, whole genome shotgun sequence:
- the SCO2 gene encoding protein SCO2 homolog, mitochondrial, translating into MLSCIQRFCRWPPCHFIKQRSTTLVTFFSEGKYIKGSAPARSLFTSPCLQKPQQSGSTKVPLTLRTRLLISIAIGGAAVGAWRYLQWEKEERKKLDRIKQLQNIAVGQGDFNLLDHNGRPCSKKDLRGSWVLMYFGFTHCPDICPDELQKLCSVVSLLEKEPTVPPVLPVFVTVDPERDNVEALAKYVSEFHPRLKGLTGSPDQVKATAQAYRVYYSAGPADEDNDYIVDHTIIIYLLNPDGLFTDYYTRTKNEQEIAESVKKHIKTYKSIFS; encoded by the coding sequence atgttaAGCTGCATCCAGCGTTTCTGCAGATGGCCACCATGCCACTTCATAAAGCAAAGAAGCACAACCTTAGTCACATTTTTTTCTGAGGGAAAATATATAAAAGGTTCTGCTCCTGCAAGATCATTATTTACATCTCCTTGTTTACAGAAACCTCAGCAATCAGGATCTACAAAGGTTCCTCTTACCTTGCGCACAAGGTTGCTTATAAGCATTGCTATTGGCGGAGCTGCTGTGGGAGCATGGCGCTATTTGCAGtgggaaaaagaagagagaaagaagctGGATCGAATAAAGCAACTTCAAAACATAGCTGTTGGACAAGGAGACTTCAATCTTCTAGACCACAATGGGCGACCATGCTCCAAAAAAGACTTACGAGGGAGCTGGGTATTGATGTACTTTGGTTTTACACATTGTCCTGATATTTGTCCAGATGAACTGCAGAAACTGTGCTCTGTTGTGTCTCTGCTTGAAAAAGAGCCCACAGTGCCCCCGGTTTTGCCAGTTTTTGTAACTGTTGATCCAGAACGTGACAATGTGGAAGCACTGGCAAAGTATGTTAGTGAATTTCACCCACGACTCAAGGGATTGACTGGCAGCCCAGATCAAGTGAAAGCAACAGCACAGGCCTATCGCGTTTACTACAGCGCTGGACCTGCTGATGAGGATAATGACTACATTGTTGATCACACAATTATCATATATTTGCTAAACCCAGATGGATTGTTTACAGACTATTATACCCGTACTAAAAATGAACAGGAAATAGCAGAGAGTGTGAAAAAGCACATAAAGACCTACAAGTCAATATTCAGCTGA